The following coding sequences lie in one Pseudomonas sp. SL4(2022) genomic window:
- the betB gene encoding betaine-aldehyde dehydrogenase → MPRFDEQQLYIGGRYVAASSGETFDSINPANGEVLAKVQRASQADVELAVASATEGQKVWAAMTAMQRSRILRKAVDILRERNDELAELETLDTGKPLSETRYVDIVTGADVLEYYAGLIPAIEGEQIPLRDTSFVYTRREPLGVVAGIGAWNYPIQIALWKSAPALAAGNAMIFKPSEVTSLSTLKLAEIYTAAGLPDGVFNVLTGSGREVGQWLTEHPGIEKISFTGGTVTGKKVMASASSSSLKEVTMELGGKSPLIIFEDADLDRAADIAVMANFYSSGQVCTNGTRVFVPRMLQARFEAKVLERVKRIRLGNPQDDATNFGPLVSFAHMDSVLGYIEKGRSEGARLLIGGQRVTEGEYANGAYVAPTVFTDCTDDMTIVREEIFGPVMSILVYDTEEEVIRRANATEYGLAAGVVTRDLNRAHRVIHKLEAGICWINTWGESPAEMPVGGYKQSGVGRENGLTTLAHYTRIKSVQLEMGGYTSVF, encoded by the coding sequence ATGCCCCGTTTTGACGAACAGCAGCTCTATATCGGAGGCCGTTATGTGGCGGCCAGCAGCGGTGAGACCTTCGACAGCATCAACCCGGCCAACGGTGAAGTGCTGGCCAAGGTGCAGCGTGCCAGCCAGGCGGACGTGGAACTGGCCGTGGCCAGCGCCACCGAAGGCCAGAAAGTGTGGGCCGCGATGACCGCCATGCAGCGCTCGCGCATCCTGCGCAAGGCCGTGGACATTCTGCGCGAGCGCAACGATGAGCTGGCCGAACTGGAAACCCTCGACACCGGCAAGCCACTCTCGGAAACGCGCTACGTCGACATCGTCACCGGCGCTGACGTGCTGGAGTACTACGCCGGGTTGATCCCGGCCATCGAAGGCGAGCAAATCCCGCTGCGCGACACCAGTTTCGTCTACACCCGCCGCGAGCCGCTGGGCGTGGTGGCCGGTATTGGGGCGTGGAACTACCCAATCCAGATTGCCCTGTGGAAATCCGCCCCGGCCTTGGCCGCCGGCAACGCCATGATCTTCAAACCCAGCGAAGTGACCTCACTCAGCACACTCAAACTGGCGGAAATTTACACCGCTGCAGGCCTGCCGGATGGCGTGTTCAACGTGCTCACCGGCAGCGGCCGCGAAGTCGGCCAGTGGCTGACTGAGCACCCAGGCATCGAGAAAATCTCCTTCACCGGCGGTACCGTGACCGGCAAAAAGGTCATGGCCAGCGCCTCCAGCTCATCACTCAAGGAAGTGACCATGGAGCTGGGTGGCAAGTCGCCCCTGATCATCTTCGAAGACGCCGACCTGGACCGCGCCGCCGACATCGCGGTGATGGCCAATTTCTACAGCTCCGGGCAGGTCTGCACCAACGGCACGCGCGTGTTTGTGCCGCGCATGTTGCAGGCACGCTTCGAGGCCAAGGTGCTGGAGCGGGTCAAACGCATTCGCCTGGGCAACCCGCAGGACGACGCCACCAACTTCGGCCCGCTGGTGAGCTTTGCGCACATGGACAGCGTGCTCGGCTATATCGAAAAAGGCCGCAGTGAAGGTGCTCGCCTGCTGATCGGTGGCCAGCGCGTGACCGAGGGCGAATACGCCAACGGTGCCTACGTCGCCCCTACGGTTTTCACCGACTGCACCGACGACATGACCATCGTGCGTGAAGAAATCTTCGGCCCGGTGATGAGCATTCTGGTGTACGACACGGAAGAAGAGGTGATCCGCCGCGCCAACGCCACCGAGTACGGCTTGGCCGCTGGCGTGGTCACCCGCGACCTGAACCGCGCACACCGGGTGATCCACAAGCTGGAAGCCGGTATTTGCTGGATCAACACCTGGGGCGAATCACCGGCGGAAATGCCGGTGGGCGGTTACAAGCAATCCGGCGTTGGCCGCGAAAACGGTTTGACCACACTGGCGCACTACACGCGGATCAAATCGGTGCAGCTGGAAATGGGCGGCTACACCTCGGTGTTCTGA
- the betA gene encoding choline dehydrogenase: protein MPQEFDYIIIGAGSAGNVLATRLTEDADVSVLLLEAGGPDYRLDFRTQMPAALAYPLQGRRYNWAYLTDPEPHMNNRRMECGRGKGLGGSSLINGMCYIRGNAMDYDGWAKEKGLEDWSYLDCLPYFRKAETRDIGANDYHGGEGPVSVTTPKNGNNPLFHAMVEAGVQAGYPRTDDLNGYQQEGFGPMDRTVTPQGRRSSTARGYLDQARQRSNLTIVTHALTDRILFNGKRAIGATYLVGDSNTPHIAKARREVLLCSGAIASPQILQRSGVGSAALLNELGIPVVHDLPGVGQNLQDHLELYLQYACKEPVSLYPALQWWNQPTIGAQWLFQGKGIGASNQFEAGGFIRSSAEFEWPNIQYHFLPVAINYNGSNAVKEHGFQAHMGSMRSPSRGRIQVKSKDPRQHPSILFNYMASEQDWREFRDGIRITREIMAQAALDPYRGREISPGKDVQSDAELDAFIREHAETAYHPSCSCKMGEDDMAVVDSQGRVHGLDGLRVVDASIMPLIVTGNLNAPTIMMAEKIADKIRGRAPLPRSTAPYFVAGNAAVRGTAQRSA from the coding sequence ATGCCCCAAGAATTCGATTACATCATCATCGGCGCCGGCTCGGCCGGTAACGTATTGGCCACCCGCCTGACCGAAGACGCTGACGTCAGCGTACTGCTGCTCGAAGCCGGCGGCCCCGACTATCGCCTGGACTTCCGCACGCAGATGCCCGCTGCCCTGGCCTATCCCCTGCAAGGCCGGCGCTACAACTGGGCCTACCTGACCGACCCCGAGCCGCACATGAACAACCGCCGCATGGAATGCGGTCGCGGCAAAGGCCTGGGCGGCTCATCGCTGATCAACGGCATGTGTTACATCCGTGGCAATGCCATGGACTACGACGGCTGGGCCAAGGAGAAAGGCCTGGAAGACTGGAGTTATCTGGATTGCCTGCCGTATTTCCGCAAGGCCGAAACCCGTGACATCGGCGCCAATGATTACCACGGCGGCGAAGGCCCAGTGTCGGTCACCACCCCTAAAAACGGCAATAACCCGCTGTTCCACGCCATGGTCGAAGCCGGCGTGCAGGCCGGTTACCCGCGTACCGACGACCTCAACGGCTACCAGCAGGAAGGCTTCGGCCCGATGGACCGCACCGTTACGCCCCAAGGCCGGCGTTCCAGCACTGCGCGTGGTTACCTCGACCAAGCCCGCCAGCGGTCGAACCTGACCATCGTCACCCATGCCCTGACCGATCGCATTCTGTTCAACGGCAAGCGGGCCATTGGCGCGACCTACCTGGTGGGTGACAGCAACACCCCGCACATTGCCAAGGCCCGTCGCGAAGTGTTGCTGTGCAGCGGCGCAATTGCCTCGCCGCAAATTCTTCAGCGCTCCGGCGTCGGCTCAGCCGCCCTCCTGAATGAACTGGGAATCCCCGTGGTCCATGACCTACCGGGCGTTGGCCAGAACCTGCAGGACCACCTCGAGTTGTACCTGCAATACGCCTGCAAAGAACCGGTGTCGCTGTACCCGGCGCTGCAATGGTGGAACCAGCCCACCATCGGCGCGCAGTGGCTGTTCCAAGGCAAGGGCATTGGTGCCAGCAACCAGTTCGAGGCCGGCGGCTTTATCCGCTCCAGCGCCGAATTCGAGTGGCCAAACATCCAATATCACTTCCTGCCCGTGGCGATTAACTACAACGGCAGCAACGCGGTTAAAGAACACGGTTTCCAGGCGCACATGGGTTCCATGCGCTCGCCGAGCCGTGGGCGCATTCAGGTCAAATCCAAAGACCCGCGCCAGCACCCAAGCATTCTGTTCAACTACATGGCCAGCGAACAGGACTGGCGCGAGTTCCGTGATGGCATCCGCATCACCCGCGAAATCATGGCGCAGGCGGCGCTGGACCCGTACCGCGGTCGCGAAATCAGCCCCGGCAAGGATGTGCAGAGCGACGCCGAACTGGATGCCTTTATTCGCGAACACGCGGAAACGGCCTACCACCCGTCGTGTTCCTGCAAAATGGGCGAAGACGACATGGCCGTGGTCGACAGTCAGGGCCGGGTGCACGGCCTCGACGGCCTGCGCGTGGTGGATGCCTCGATCATGCCGCTGATCGTCACTGGTAACCTCAACGCGCCGACCATCATGATGGCCGAGAAAATCGCCGACAAAATCCGTGGCCGCGCCCCGCTGCCACGCAGCACCGCGCCCTATTTCGTCGCGGGTAATGCCGCCGTGCGTGGCACCGCGCAACGCTCCGCCTAA
- the argS gene encoding arginine--tRNA ligase, with product MKDSIRHLIQHALTRLTADGVLPEGLTPAIQVENTKDKANGDFASNIAMMLAKPAGMKPRDLAEKLIAALPADDGISKVEIAGPGFLNFFQNTQALAARLDALLADAKLGVRKAGPVQRVVVDLSAPNLAKEMHVGHLRSTIIGDGVARVLEFLGDEVIRQNHVGDWGTQFGMLLAYMQENPAAAESELADLEGFYRAAKKRFDDSPEFAERARELVVQLQAGDAECLRLWHRFNDISLSHCQALYDRLGVKLSMTDVKGESAYNDDLANVVADLKAKGLLTEDNGAQCVFMDAFTNAEGNPLPLIVQKAGGGYLYATTDLAATRYRANVLKADRVLYFVDQRQALHFQMVFAAARLAGFVPDSLQMEHMGFGTMNGADGRPFKTRDGGTVKLVDLLDEAEERAYALVKGKNPELDDAELRQIARAVGIGAVKYADLSKHRTSDYRFNFELMLSFEGNTAPYLLYAYTRVASVLRKVGKGFDELDGQLDLQAAQEIDLAGKLAQFAEVLGGVADKGEPHLLCAYLYDLAGLFSSFYENCPILAAEDNGVRNSRLRLAALTGRTLQQGLQLLGLETLERM from the coding sequence ATGAAAGACAGCATTCGCCACCTGATCCAGCACGCCCTGACCCGCCTCACTGCCGACGGCGTGCTGCCGGAGGGCCTGACTCCGGCCATTCAGGTGGAGAACACCAAGGACAAGGCCAACGGTGATTTCGCCAGCAACATCGCCATGATGCTGGCCAAGCCGGCGGGCATGAAGCCGCGCGACCTGGCCGAAAAGCTGATCGCGGCGCTGCCGGCCGACGATGGCATCAGCAAGGTCGAAATTGCCGGGCCGGGCTTTCTCAACTTCTTCCAAAACACCCAGGCACTGGCCGCGCGCCTAGATGCGCTACTGGCCGACGCCAAGCTTGGCGTACGCAAGGCCGGCCCGGTGCAGCGCGTGGTGGTCGACTTGTCCGCCCCCAACCTGGCCAAAGAGATGCACGTCGGCCATCTGCGCTCGACCATCATCGGTGATGGTGTGGCACGGGTGCTGGAGTTTCTCGGCGACGAGGTGATCCGCCAGAACCACGTCGGCGACTGGGGCACGCAGTTCGGCATGTTGCTGGCCTATATGCAGGAAAACCCGGCAGCCGCCGAAAGCGAGCTGGCCGACCTGGAAGGCTTCTACCGCGCGGCGAAAAAACGCTTCGATGATTCCCCGGAGTTCGCCGAACGCGCCCGTGAGCTGGTGGTGCAGCTGCAAGCCGGCGACGCTGAGTGCCTGCGCCTGTGGCACCGTTTCAACGACATTTCCCTGAGCCACTGCCAGGCGCTGTATGACCGCCTGGGCGTGAAACTGAGCATGACCGACGTCAAGGGTGAGAGCGCCTACAACGACGATTTGGCCAACGTGGTCGCCGACCTCAAGGCCAAGGGCCTGTTGACCGAAGACAACGGCGCGCAGTGCGTGTTTATGGACGCGTTCACAAACGCCGAAGGCAATCCGCTGCCGCTGATCGTGCAAAAGGCTGGCGGTGGCTACCTGTACGCCACCACCGACCTGGCCGCCACGCGCTACCGCGCCAACGTGCTGAAGGCCGACCGCGTGCTGTATTTCGTCGACCAGCGCCAGGCGCTGCACTTCCAAATGGTCTTCGCCGCCGCACGTCTGGCCGGCTTCGTGCCCGACAGCCTGCAAATGGAACACATGGGCTTCGGCACCATGAACGGCGCCGACGGCCGCCCATTCAAAACCCGCGATGGCGGCACCGTGAAGCTGGTCGACCTGCTCGATGAAGCCGAAGAGCGCGCCTACGCGCTGGTCAAAGGCAAGAACCCGGAACTGGACGACGCCGAGCTGCGCCAGATCGCCCGCGCTGTGGGTATTGGCGCAGTGAAATACGCTGACCTGTCCAAGCACCGCACCAGTGACTACCGCTTCAATTTCGAGCTGATGCTGAGCTTCGAGGGCAACACCGCGCCTTACCTGCTCTACGCCTACACCCGTGTGGCCAGCGTGCTGCGCAAAGTAGGCAAGGGCTTTGATGAGCTGGACGGCCAGCTGGACCTGCAGGCCGCCCAGGAAATCGACCTGGCCGGCAAACTCGCACAATTCGCAGAAGTGCTCGGCGGCGTTGCCGACAAGGGCGAGCCGCACCTGCTGTGCGCCTACCTGTATGACCTGGCCGGGCTGTTCTCCAGCTTCTACGAGAATTGCCCGATCCTCGCCGCCGAGGACAATGGCGTGCGCAACAGCCGCCTGCGCCTGGCCGCCCTCACAGGTCGCACCCTGCAGCAGGGTCTGCAGCTGCTCGGTCTGGAAACCCTGGAGCGCATGTAA
- a CDS encoding SPOR domain-containing protein yields the protein MAAKKKPAAKRGASRYQAPAKKPVPGWFWLVSGLVIGGFMVFLFSLEPGRDEIKRDKPEQAKQQAKPTAQPADDKEPAKPKYDFYTLLPESEVILPPQAIEQPAAVPEPKPVSPEEAAKIDAARAEAALNGEVPPPPPVVAKGPVSSQFFLQAGSFRRKEDADALRAQIILLGQNVQVESGKVREETWHRVLVGPFATREQLGQAQKSLAGSGFSNLLLQQRQVQ from the coding sequence GTGGCGGCCAAGAAGAAGCCCGCCGCCAAACGCGGCGCCAGCCGCTACCAGGCACCGGCGAAAAAGCCGGTGCCTGGCTGGTTCTGGCTGGTCAGTGGTTTGGTGATCGGCGGCTTCATGGTGTTTCTGTTCAGCCTGGAGCCGGGCCGCGATGAAATCAAACGCGACAAGCCCGAACAGGCCAAGCAGCAAGCCAAGCCCACCGCGCAGCCGGCCGACGACAAGGAACCGGCCAAACCCAAATACGACTTCTACACCCTGCTGCCAGAATCAGAAGTGATCCTGCCGCCACAAGCCATCGAACAGCCCGCCGCCGTGCCTGAGCCCAAACCGGTCAGCCCGGAAGAAGCCGCAAAAATCGACGCCGCCCGCGCCGAAGCAGCGCTCAATGGCGAGGTGCCGCCACCGCCGCCGGTGGTGGCCAAGGGACCGGTCAGCTCGCAGTTCTTCCTCCAGGCCGGCTCGTTCCGCCGCAAGGAGGACGCCGACGCCCTGCGCGCGCAGATCATCCTGCTCGGCCAGAACGTGCAGGTGGAATCCGGCAAGGTACGCGAGGAAACCTGGCACCGCGTGCTGGTCGGGCCTTTTGCCACCCGCGAACAGCTTGGCCAGGCGCAGAAATCGCTGGCGGGCAGTGGCTTCAGCAATCTGTTGTTACAGCAGCGCCAGGTGCAGTAG
- the hslV gene encoding ATP-dependent protease subunit HslV → MTTIVSVRRNGKVVMGGDGQVSLGNTVMKGNAKKVRRLYHGQVLAGFAGATADAFTLFERFEGQLEKHQGHLVRAAVELAKDWRTDRSLSRLEAMLAVANKDASLIITGNGDVVEPEHGLIAMGSGGGFAQAAAMALLQKTDLSAREITETALNIAGSICVFTNQTLTIEEEDCAE, encoded by the coding sequence TTGACCACCATCGTTTCAGTGCGCCGCAACGGCAAAGTCGTCATGGGCGGCGACGGCCAGGTGTCCCTCGGCAATACCGTGATGAAAGGCAACGCGAAAAAAGTGCGCCGCCTGTACCACGGCCAGGTGCTGGCCGGCTTCGCCGGTGCCACCGCCGATGCCTTTACCCTGTTTGAACGCTTTGAAGGCCAGCTTGAAAAGCATCAAGGTCATCTGGTGCGCGCTGCCGTCGAGTTGGCCAAAGACTGGCGCACCGATCGCTCGCTGAGCCGCCTGGAAGCCATGCTGGCTGTAGCAAACAAGGACGCCTCGCTGATCATCACCGGCAACGGTGACGTGGTGGAGCCCGAGCATGGCCTGATCGCCATGGGCTCCGGCGGTGGCTTCGCCCAAGCGGCGGCCATGGCCCTGCTGCAAAAAACCGACCTGAGCGCCCGTGAAATCACCGAAACCGCGCTGAACATTGCCGGCTCCATTTGTGTCTTCACTAACCAAACCCTGACTATCGAAGAAGAAGACTGCGCCGAGTAA
- the hslU gene encoding ATP-dependent protease ATPase subunit HslU — protein sequence MSMTPREIVHELNRHIIGQDDAKRAVAIALRNRWRRMQLPLELRAEVTPKNILMIGPTGVGKTEIARRLAKLANAPFIKVEATKFTEVGYVGRDVESIIRDLADAAIKMLREQEMIKVRHRAEDAAEERILDALLPPARTGFNEEAAPASDSNTRQLFRKRLREGQLDDKDIEIEVADAPAGIEIMTPPGMEEMTNQLQSLFSNMGKGKRKSRKLKVNEALKMVRDEEAARLVNEDELKAQALEAVEQNGIVFIDEIDKVAKRGNVGGADVSREGVQRDLLPLIEGCTVNTKLGMVKTDHILFIASGAFHLSKPSDLVPELQGRLPIRVELKALTPQDFERILTEPHASLTEQYAALLNTEGLGIQFVAEGIKRIAEIAYQVNEKTENIGARRLHTLLERLLEEVSFSAGDLAGQQNGAPIVIDAAYVNSHLGELAQDEDLSRYIL from the coding sequence ATGTCCATGACGCCCCGCGAGATCGTTCACGAACTCAACCGCCACATCATCGGTCAGGACGACGCCAAGCGCGCCGTGGCCATCGCCCTGCGCAACCGCTGGCGGCGCATGCAGCTGCCGCTTGAGCTGCGCGCTGAAGTGACGCCAAAGAACATCCTGATGATCGGCCCCACCGGCGTCGGCAAAACCGAGATCGCCCGCCGCCTGGCCAAGCTGGCCAATGCTCCGTTTATCAAGGTGGAAGCGACCAAGTTCACCGAGGTTGGCTATGTCGGCCGTGATGTCGAGTCGATCATCCGTGACCTCGCCGATGCCGCGATCAAGATGCTGCGCGAGCAGGAGATGATCAAGGTCCGCCACCGCGCCGAAGACGCAGCCGAAGAGCGCATCCTCGACGCCCTGCTGCCACCCGCCCGCACCGGCTTCAATGAAGAGGCCGCGCCAGCCAGCGACTCCAACACCCGTCAGCTGTTCCGCAAGCGCCTGCGCGAGGGCCAGCTGGATGACAAGGACATCGAAATCGAAGTGGCCGACGCTCCGGCCGGCATCGAAATCATGACCCCACCGGGCATGGAAGAGATGACCAACCAGCTGCAAAGCCTGTTTTCCAACATGGGCAAAGGCAAACGCAAGAGCCGCAAGCTCAAGGTCAACGAAGCCCTGAAGATGGTGCGCGACGAAGAGGCCGCGCGCCTGGTCAACGAAGACGAACTCAAGGCGCAGGCGCTGGAAGCTGTCGAACAAAACGGCATCGTGTTTATCGACGAAATCGACAAAGTGGCCAAGCGCGGCAACGTCGGTGGCGCGGATGTGTCCCGCGAAGGCGTACAACGCGACCTGCTGCCGCTGATCGAAGGCTGCACGGTGAACACCAAGCTGGGCATGGTGAAAACCGACCACATTCTGTTTATCGCCTCCGGCGCGTTCCACCTGAGCAAGCCAAGCGACCTGGTGCCCGAACTGCAAGGCCGCCTGCCGATTCGCGTCGAGCTGAAAGCCCTGACCCCACAAGATTTCGAGCGCATCCTCACCGAGCCACACGCCTCGCTCACCGAGCAATATGCCGCGCTGCTGAACACCGAAGGCCTGGGCATCCAGTTCGTCGCCGAAGGCATCAAGCGCATCGCCGAGATTGCCTATCAGGTCAACGAGAAAACCGAGAACATCGGCGCGCGCCGCCTGCACACCCTGCTCGAACGCCTGCTGGAAGAAGTCTCCTTCAGCGCCGGCGACCTGGCCGGCCAGCAGAATGGCGCACCGATCGTGATCGACGCGGCCTACGTCAACAGCCACCTCGGTGAACTGGCGCAGGACGAAGACCTCTCGCGCTATATTCTGTAG
- a CDS encoding gamma-butyrobetaine hydroxylase-like domain-containing protein produces MRIPTAIKLHKASKTLELHYGADEHYTLPAEFLRVHSPSAEVQGHGKPILQTGKLGVGLSKVEPAGNYALKLTFDDGHDSGLFTWDYLEQLSLRQAELWSDYLAALRAAGQSRDPNESVVRLML; encoded by the coding sequence ATGCGCATCCCCACCGCAATAAAACTGCACAAAGCCTCGAAAACCCTGGAGCTGCACTACGGCGCGGACGAGCACTACACCCTGCCTGCCGAGTTTCTGCGCGTGCATTCGCCATCTGCAGAAGTACAGGGCCACGGCAAGCCCATTCTGCAGACCGGCAAGCTCGGCGTCGGTCTGAGCAAGGTCGAGCCGGCCGGTAATTACGCCCTCAAACTGACCTTCGATGACGGCCACGACAGCGGCCTGTTCACTTGGGATTACTTGGAACAGCTGTCCCTGCGCCAGGCCGAGCTGTGGAGCGACTATCTGGCCGCACTGAGGGCCGCCGGGCAATCGCGTGACCCGAACGAGAGCGTGGTCAGACTGATGCTCTGA
- the phaC gene encoding class II poly(R)-hydroxyalkanoic acid synthase, whose translation MTDKNNDDLKHQASENTLGLNPVIGIRGKDLLSSARIVLKQALKQPLHSAKHLAHFSIELKNVMLGQSELTPTEGDRRFADPAWSQNPLYRRYLQTYLAWRKELHDWVEHSNLSEQDASRGHFVINLMTEAMAPSNSMANPAAVKRFFETGGKSLLDGLSHLAKDIVNNGGMPSQVNMNAFEVGKNLATSDGAVIFRNDLLELIQYKPITEQVHERPLLVVPPQINKFYVFDLSPEKSVARFLLRNGVQTFVVSWRNPTKAHREWGLSTYIEALKEAIDVVTAITGSNDINMLGACSGGLTTTSLLGHYAALGDKKVNALTLLVSVLDNRLETDVALFADEKSLELAKRRSYQAGVLEGSDMAKVFAWMRPNDLIWNYWVNNYLLGNEPPVFDILYWNNDTTRLPAALHGEFIDMFQSNPLIRANALEVCGTPIDLKQVTSDLYCVAGTTDHITPWESCYKSAKLFGGNVEFVLSNSGHIQSILNPPGNPKARYMTNTELHADPKTWQATSTKHADSWWLHWQTWLAQRSGEMKKAPTQLGNKKHPAGEAAPGTYVHER comes from the coding sequence ATGACAGATAAGAATAATGATGACCTGAAACACCAGGCCTCCGAGAACACCCTGGGCCTTAACCCGGTAATCGGCATCCGGGGTAAAGACCTGCTCAGCTCTGCGCGTATCGTACTCAAGCAAGCCCTCAAGCAACCCCTGCACAGTGCCAAACACCTGGCCCACTTCAGTATCGAACTGAAAAACGTGATGCTCGGCCAATCCGAACTCACCCCCACCGAAGGCGATCGGCGCTTTGCTGATCCGGCCTGGAGCCAGAACCCGCTGTACCGTCGTTACCTGCAGACCTACTTGGCCTGGCGCAAGGAGCTGCACGACTGGGTCGAGCACAGCAACCTGTCCGAACAGGACGCCAGCCGCGGCCACTTCGTGATCAATCTGATGACCGAAGCCATGGCCCCGAGCAACAGCATGGCTAACCCGGCGGCCGTCAAACGCTTCTTCGAGACTGGCGGCAAGAGTCTGCTCGATGGCCTGTCGCATCTGGCCAAAGACATCGTCAACAACGGCGGCATGCCCAGCCAGGTCAATATGAACGCCTTCGAGGTTGGCAAGAACCTCGCCACCAGCGACGGCGCGGTGATCTTCCGTAACGACCTGCTGGAACTGATTCAGTACAAGCCAATCACCGAGCAAGTGCACGAACGCCCGCTGCTGGTGGTGCCGCCACAGATCAACAAGTTCTACGTCTTCGACCTGTCACCGGAAAAGAGCGTGGCGCGCTTTCTGCTGCGCAACGGCGTGCAGACCTTCGTGGTGAGCTGGCGCAACCCGACCAAGGCCCACCGCGAGTGGGGCCTGTCGACCTATATCGAAGCGCTGAAAGAAGCCATCGACGTGGTCACCGCCATCACCGGCAGCAACGACATCAACATGCTCGGCGCCTGCTCCGGCGGCCTCACCACCACCTCGCTGCTGGGCCATTACGCCGCGCTGGGAGATAAGAAGGTAAACGCCCTGACCCTGCTGGTCAGCGTGCTGGACAATCGCCTGGAAACCGACGTTGCCCTGTTTGCCGATGAGAAAAGCCTGGAGCTGGCCAAACGCCGTTCCTACCAGGCCGGTGTACTGGAAGGCAGCGACATGGCCAAAGTCTTTGCCTGGATGCGTCCCAATGACCTGATCTGGAACTACTGGGTCAACAACTACCTGCTGGGCAACGAGCCACCGGTATTCGACATTCTCTACTGGAACAACGACACCACCCGCCTGCCGGCCGCCCTGCATGGCGAGTTTATTGACATGTTCCAGTCCAACCCGCTGATTCGGGCCAACGCCTTGGAAGTCTGCGGCACGCCGATTGACCTCAAGCAGGTCACCAGCGACCTGTACTGTGTAGCCGGCACCACCGACCACATCACACCGTGGGAGTCGTGCTACAAGTCAGCCAAGCTGTTTGGCGGCAACGTCGAATTCGTGCTGTCCAACAGCGGGCACATTCAGAGCATTCTCAACCCGCCGGGTAACCCCAAGGCGCGTTACATGACCAACACGGAACTGCACGCTGATCCGAAAACCTGGCAAGCCACTTCTACCAAGCATGCCGACTCCTGGTGGCTGCATTGGCAGACTTGGCTGGCACAGCGCTCCGGTGAAATGAAAAAGGCGCCGACCCAGCTTGGCAATAAAAAGCACCCCGCCGGCGAAGCAGCGCCTGGCACTTACGTTCACGAACGTTGA
- the phaZ gene encoding poly(3-hydroxyalkanoate) depolymerase, giving the protein MSLPFVFRTIELDGQTIRTAVRPGNGKMTPLLIFNGIGANLELVMPFVRALDPDLEVIAFDVPGVGGSSTPSTPYRFPGLAKLAARMLDYLDYGQVNAIGVSWGGALAQQFAHDYPERCKKLILAATSAGAVMVPGKPKVLWCMASPRRYVQPSYGVQIAPDIYGGAFRRDPKLALAHASKVRSGGKMGYYWQLFAGLGWTSIHWLHKIRQPTLVMAGDDDPLIPLVNMRLLAWRIPNSELHVIDDGHLFLVTRAEAVAPIIMKFLEEERQRAIMHPQPAAARTLS; this is encoded by the coding sequence ATGTCGCTACCTTTCGTATTCCGCACCATCGAACTGGACGGCCAGACCATCCGTACCGCCGTTCGCCCCGGCAACGGCAAGATGACCCCGCTGCTGATCTTCAACGGCATCGGGGCCAACCTGGAACTGGTCATGCCCTTCGTGCGCGCCCTCGACCCCGACCTGGAAGTCATCGCCTTCGACGTGCCTGGCGTAGGCGGTTCATCCACCCCCAGCACACCGTACCGTTTTCCTGGCCTGGCCAAGCTGGCAGCACGCATGCTCGACTACCTCGACTACGGTCAGGTCAATGCCATTGGCGTGTCCTGGGGTGGCGCACTGGCACAGCAGTTTGCTCACGACTACCCGGAGCGCTGCAAGAAACTGATCCTCGCCGCCACCTCAGCCGGCGCGGTGATGGTGCCAGGCAAACCCAAGGTGCTCTGGTGCATGGCCAGCCCCCGACGTTATGTGCAGCCCTCCTATGGCGTGCAGATTGCCCCGGACATCTACGGTGGCGCCTTTCGCCGTGACCCCAAGCTGGCGCTGGCGCACGCCAGTAAAGTCCGCTCGGGCGGCAAGATGGGCTATTACTGGCAGCTGTTCGCCGGCCTCGGCTGGACCAGCATCCACTGGCTGCACAAAATCCGCCAACCGACGCTGGTCATGGCCGGTGATGACGACCCTCTGATCCCATTGGTGAATATGCGCCTGCTGGCCTGGCGCATCCCCAACTCAGAATTGCACGTCATCGACGACGGCCACCTGTTTCTGGTGACCCGCGCCGAAGCCGTGGCGCCGATCATCATGAAGTTCCTTGAGGAAGAGCGTCAGCGCGCCATCATGCACCCACAGCCGGCAGCCGCACGCACCCTGAGCTGA